The Streptomyces albofaciens JCM 4342 genome has a segment encoding these proteins:
- a CDS encoding cation:proton antiporter — translation MEALTYVPAVVLVASVAPAVWLGRRAARLLGQPAIVGEIMACLLLGAVLAGRLGWGEEATAGWPVLEKAGHLSLALFVVGAVQEIRTGAGRLGGRAVAWTAAGSALLPMACGTLLAGWVLVGGDPALRGTAPATAFVLMLAGALSVTAVPVLAGVLQDRGMLHTRTGRLAMAAAVAMDAVNWALLAVAVGLATGGGQATPALVFTAGLLLAWGLRRLGGLPAARALAHRARPAVPTALVALTTVAAALLTAGLGLTDVLGAVLVALALPADGAGPWTRAARTVGQWGRTVLPLLFVLTGAGLGGGPAGLFSWQATALAIALAMAGKLAGSYLGARAGGQDTRTSLRLAALLNTRGLTEITFLQIGYQAGILTPALYLALVVMALVTTALAGPLLWAVGRGAPEHTPEAADHSLHPVER, via the coding sequence GTGGAGGCGCTGACGTACGTCCCGGCCGTGGTGCTGGTGGCGTCCGTGGCACCGGCCGTGTGGCTCGGCAGGCGGGCCGCCCGCCTGCTGGGCCAGCCCGCCATCGTCGGGGAGATCATGGCCTGTCTGCTCCTCGGGGCCGTGCTCGCCGGTCGGCTGGGCTGGGGCGAGGAAGCCACCGCCGGCTGGCCGGTGCTGGAGAAGGCGGGGCATCTGTCGCTCGCCCTCTTCGTGGTCGGCGCCGTGCAGGAGATCCGCACCGGCGCCGGCAGGCTCGGCGGCCGCGCGGTGGCCTGGACGGCGGCCGGGTCCGCGCTGCTGCCGATGGCCTGCGGCACGCTGCTGGCCGGCTGGGTCCTCGTCGGGGGCGATCCCGCGCTGCGCGGTACGGCGCCTGCCACCGCGTTCGTGCTGATGCTGGCGGGCGCGCTGTCGGTGACGGCGGTTCCGGTGCTCGCCGGGGTCCTCCAGGACCGCGGCATGCTGCACACCCGCACCGGACGGCTGGCGATGGCCGCCGCGGTGGCCATGGACGCGGTCAACTGGGCCCTGCTGGCGGTGGCCGTCGGCCTGGCCACCGGCGGCGGACAGGCCACCCCGGCGCTGGTGTTCACCGCCGGGCTGCTGCTGGCCTGGGGCCTGCGCCGGCTCGGCGGGCTGCCCGCCGCCCGTGCCCTGGCCCACCGGGCGCGGCCCGCGGTACCCACCGCGCTGGTGGCGCTGACGACGGTGGCGGCGGCGCTGCTCACCGCCGGCCTGGGCCTGACCGATGTGCTGGGCGCCGTCCTGGTCGCGCTGGCCCTGCCCGCCGACGGCGCCGGTCCCTGGACGCGGGCCGCCCGTACCGTCGGGCAGTGGGGCCGGACCGTACTGCCGCTGCTGTTCGTGCTGACCGGCGCGGGGCTCGGCGGCGGCCCCGCCGGGCTCTTCTCCTGGCAGGCGACGGCCCTGGCCATCGCCCTGGCCATGGCCGGCAAGCTCGCCGGCTCCTACCTCGGCGCCCGGGCCGGCGGCCAGGACACCCGGACCAGCCTGCGGCTCGCGGCGCTGCTCAACACCCGTGGCCTGACGGAGATCACCTTCCTCCAGATCGGCTACCAGGCGGGCATCCTGACGCCCGCCCTCTACCTCGCACTCGTCGTCATGGCACTCGTCACGACGGCGCTGGCCGGCCCGCTGCTGTGGGCCGTCGGCCGCGGCGCCCCGGAACACACGCCGGAGGCCGCGGACCACTCCCTCCACCCAGTCGAGCGGTGA
- a CDS encoding flavin reductase family protein, with protein MSHVELVTPISQVGTPAGFRDFMAGFPSGVAVVTAVDAQDRPWGMTCSSLCSVTPDPPTLLVGMRLESPTLRAVMLSGSFAVNLLHHKGQATAELFASGAPDRFETTPWHTPEEAAGPHLTRDAHAVADCRVRRSVRVGGQRMVFGEVLRISGPTDEPPLLYGNRRFTVWPAG; from the coding sequence GTGAGTCACGTGGAACTCGTCACCCCCATCAGCCAGGTCGGCACTCCCGCCGGATTCCGCGACTTCATGGCGGGCTTCCCCAGCGGGGTCGCCGTCGTCACGGCCGTCGACGCCCAGGACAGGCCCTGGGGCATGACCTGCTCCTCGCTGTGCAGCGTCACCCCGGACCCGCCCACGCTGCTGGTCGGCATGCGCCTGGAGAGCCCCACCCTGCGCGCGGTCATGCTCAGCGGCTCCTTCGCCGTGAACCTGCTGCACCACAAGGGGCAGGCCACCGCCGAGCTGTTCGCCTCCGGCGCGCCGGACCGCTTCGAGACCACGCCGTGGCACACCCCCGAGGAGGCCGCGGGACCGCATCTGACCCGCGACGCCCACGCGGTGGCCGACTGCCGGGTCCGCCGGTCCGTGCGCGTCGGCGGACAGCGGATGGTCTTCGGCGAGGTCCTGCGGATCAGCGGGCCGACCGACGAGCCCCCGCTGCTGTACGGAAACCGCCGGTTCACCGTCTGGCCGGCCGGCTGA
- the ddaH gene encoding dimethylargininase yields the protein MSATTRTRTPRPRRYLMCRPSHFDVTYAINPWMDPAKPVDTGLAVAQWESLRDLYLSLGHTVEFIEPVPGLPDMVYAANGATVIDGKVLGARFRNAERTAEGPAYLDWFRDRGFTEVHDPEHINEGEGDFLVTGRYVLAGHGYRSSRDGHAEAQEFFGRPVVGLELTDPAYYHLDTALAVLDDDEVMYNPAAFTPGSRAVLERLFPDAVLATPRDAAVFGLNAVSDGYHVVLPEAATGLAEQLRARGFHPIGAGLTELLKGGGSVKCCTLELRGPR from the coding sequence ATGAGCGCCACCACGCGCACCCGCACCCCCAGGCCACGTCGTTACCTGATGTGCCGCCCCAGCCACTTCGACGTCACCTACGCCATCAACCCGTGGATGGACCCGGCCAAGCCGGTCGACACCGGGCTGGCGGTGGCCCAGTGGGAGAGCCTGCGCGACCTCTACCTCTCCCTCGGCCACACCGTGGAGTTCATCGAGCCGGTGCCCGGCCTGCCCGACATGGTCTACGCCGCCAACGGCGCGACCGTGATCGACGGCAAGGTCCTCGGCGCCCGCTTCCGCAACGCCGAACGCACCGCGGAGGGCCCCGCCTACCTGGACTGGTTCCGGGACCGGGGCTTCACCGAGGTGCACGACCCGGAGCACATCAACGAGGGCGAGGGCGACTTCCTCGTCACCGGACGGTACGTCCTGGCCGGCCACGGCTACCGCAGCTCCCGCGACGGGCACGCCGAGGCCCAGGAGTTCTTCGGCCGCCCGGTCGTCGGCCTGGAGCTGACCGACCCCGCGTACTACCACCTGGACACCGCGCTCGCCGTCCTCGACGACGACGAAGTCATGTACAACCCGGCCGCGTTCACCCCGGGCAGCCGCGCGGTGCTGGAGCGGCTCTTCCCCGACGCCGTGCTCGCCACGCCGCGCGACGCCGCCGTGTTCGGCCTCAACGCGGTCAGCGACGGCTACCACGTGGTGCTGCCCGAGGCGGCCACCGGCCTGGCCGAGCAGCTGCGCGCCCGGGGCTTCCACCCGATCGGGGCGGGCCTGACCGAACTGCTCAAGGGCGGCGGCAGCGTCAAGTGCTGCACGCTCGAACTGCGCGGCCCGCGCTGA
- a CDS encoding 2-isopropylmalate synthase, which yields MTTILTGADRAPGSADRGIQRPGGMPVDKYLPYEPVGLPDRTWPGRRAERAPLWCSVDLRDGNQALTDPMDPDRKMRMFRLLVAMGFKEIEVGYPTASRDDHDFLRRLIETDAIPEDVVVQVMAPIRGDFIERTVKALEGARRAVLQVFHPTSAVQRRVVFRMDRRQTLGLALEGAEQALKLQESIPGTDIFLQYAPESYTHTEPDFALEILNSVLDFWAPRARHTLRVNLPATVECFPPQEFADRIEYTHRNLAHRERTILGVHPHNDRGSGVAAAELAVLAGADRVEGTLFGNGERSGNVCLVTLAMNLFSQGIDPMLDLSDIDGVRRAAEHCTQLPVGARHPWAGDFVYTSFAGTHQDAIAKGLRAREESGERVWDVPYLPVDPRDIGRDYQALIRINTQSGKGGIAHLLRTGYGIELPRRLQIDFAAVMQRVCEAAGGEITGDELWRHFEERYVRPGRDIEPGPDGAGTGGRAAVGQRALEAAGLDGYVHGLDVTRAGAPLAALTAFCELVVDSRSYWGVGIADTEDAAAARAAGAAVRRALAGDDEDGVR from the coding sequence ATGACGACGATCCTGACCGGCGCGGACCGAGCCCCGGGCAGCGCCGACCGCGGAATCCAGCGCCCCGGCGGGATGCCGGTGGACAAGTACCTGCCGTACGAGCCGGTCGGGCTGCCCGACCGGACCTGGCCGGGGCGCCGCGCCGAGCGGGCGCCGCTGTGGTGCAGCGTGGACCTGCGCGACGGCAACCAGGCGCTGACCGACCCGATGGACCCCGACCGCAAGATGCGGATGTTCCGGCTGCTGGTGGCGATGGGGTTCAAGGAGATCGAGGTCGGCTACCCCACCGCCTCCCGCGACGACCACGACTTCCTGCGCCGGCTCATCGAGACCGACGCCATCCCCGAGGACGTGGTCGTCCAGGTGATGGCGCCGATCCGCGGCGACTTCATCGAGCGGACCGTCAAGGCGCTGGAGGGGGCCCGGCGCGCGGTGCTCCAGGTCTTCCACCCCACCTCGGCGGTCCAGCGCCGGGTGGTGTTCCGCATGGACCGCCGGCAGACCCTCGGCCTGGCCCTGGAAGGCGCCGAACAGGCCCTCAAACTCCAGGAGTCGATACCGGGCACGGACATCTTCCTCCAGTACGCGCCGGAGTCCTACACCCACACCGAGCCGGACTTCGCGCTGGAGATCCTCAACTCCGTCCTGGACTTCTGGGCACCGCGGGCCCGGCACACCCTGCGGGTCAACCTGCCCGCCACGGTGGAGTGCTTCCCGCCGCAGGAGTTCGCCGACCGGATCGAGTACACCCACCGCAACCTGGCGCACCGCGAGCGCACGATCCTCGGCGTGCACCCGCACAACGACCGGGGCAGCGGGGTGGCCGCGGCGGAGCTCGCGGTGCTGGCCGGTGCCGACCGGGTCGAGGGCACCCTGTTCGGCAACGGCGAGCGCTCCGGCAACGTCTGCCTGGTCACGCTGGCCATGAACCTCTTCTCGCAGGGCATCGACCCGATGCTGGACCTCTCCGACATCGACGGCGTCCGCCGGGCGGCCGAGCACTGCACCCAGCTGCCGGTCGGCGCCCGCCACCCGTGGGCCGGGGACTTCGTCTACACCTCCTTCGCCGGTACGCACCAGGACGCCATCGCCAAGGGCCTGCGCGCCCGCGAGGAGTCGGGCGAGCGGGTCTGGGACGTGCCCTACCTGCCCGTCGACCCGCGGGACATCGGCCGCGACTACCAGGCGCTGATCCGGATCAACACCCAGTCGGGCAAGGGCGGCATCGCCCACCTGCTGCGGACCGGGTACGGCATCGAGCTGCCGCGGCGGCTCCAGATCGACTTCGCCGCGGTGATGCAGCGGGTCTGCGAGGCCGCCGGCGGCGAGATCACCGGGGACGAGCTGTGGCGCCACTTCGAGGAGCGCTACGTACGCCCCGGCCGGGACATCGAGCCGGGCCCGGACGGGGCCGGCACCGGCGGACGGGCGGCCGTGGGACAGCGGGCGCTGGAGGCGGCCGGGCTCGACGGCTATGTGCACGGGCTCGACGTCACGCGCGCCGGTGCGCCGCTGGCCGCGCTGACGGCGTTCTGCGAGCTGGTGGTCGACTCGCGCTCGTACTGGGGCGTGGGCATCGCGGACACCGAGGACGCGGCGGCCGCCCGGGCCGCCGGTGCCGCCGTGCGCCGCGCGCTGGCCGGTGACGACGAGGACGGCGTCCGGTGA
- the trpC gene encoding indole-3-glycerol phosphate synthase TrpC — MSVLDEIVAGARADMRRRERETGLEVLIHRVRSMPPTRDAVSALLRPGVQVIAEVKRRSPSKGALADVPDPADLAAAYESGGAAAVSVLTEGRRFGGAQADLTAVRARVGVPVLCKDFLVTPYQLWEARACGADLALLIVAALSRGELVDLIDLAGRIGLTPLVEVHDRRELDLALSAGARVVGVNARDLRTLRIDRSVFERLAPHIPDDVVKVAESGVRGPGDVLGHAAHGADAVLVGEHLVTHGSPADAVASLLAARSAPLSVPQRASR, encoded by the coding sequence ATGAGCGTGCTCGACGAGATCGTGGCCGGAGCCCGCGCCGACATGCGGCGGCGGGAACGGGAGACCGGCCTGGAGGTGCTGATCCACCGGGTGCGGTCGATGCCGCCCACCCGCGACGCCGTGTCGGCGCTGCTCCGGCCCGGTGTCCAGGTCATCGCCGAGGTCAAGCGCCGCAGCCCGTCGAAGGGCGCGCTGGCGGACGTGCCGGACCCGGCCGACCTCGCCGCGGCGTACGAGAGCGGCGGGGCCGCGGCCGTCAGCGTGCTCACCGAGGGGCGCCGTTTCGGCGGCGCGCAGGCGGACCTGACGGCCGTACGGGCCCGGGTCGGCGTGCCGGTGCTGTGCAAGGACTTCCTCGTCACGCCGTACCAGCTGTGGGAGGCGCGGGCGTGCGGCGCCGACCTGGCGCTGCTGATCGTGGCGGCGCTGTCCCGCGGCGAGCTGGTGGACCTGATCGACCTGGCCGGGCGCATCGGGCTGACACCGCTGGTCGAGGTGCACGACCGGCGCGAACTGGACCTGGCGCTGTCCGCCGGGGCCCGCGTCGTCGGCGTCAACGCCCGCGACCTGCGCACCCTGCGCATCGACCGGTCGGTCTTCGAACGGCTCGCGCCGCACATCCCGGACGACGTGGTCAAGGTCGCCGAGTCGGGCGTCCGGGGCCCCGGCGACGTGCTCGGCCACGCGGCGCACGGCGCGGACGCGGTGCTGGTCGGCGAGCACCTGGTCACCCACGGCAGCCCCGCGGACGCGGTGGCCTCGCTGCTCGCCGCCCGCTCCGCGCCGCTCAGCGTTCCGCAGCGAGCTTCGCGGTGA
- the trpD gene encoding anthranilate phosphoribosyltransferase, producing the protein MTQPQTDPTWPGVLGALLARRDLPADSTAWALDQVMSGRASSAQLAAFLVALRAKGETAGEITGLVRAMYAHAVPLDVPGPTLDIVGTGGDGSDSVNVSTMSAVVAAAAGARVVKHGNRSASSACGSADVLEELGVVLELAPEHVAQTAVEAGITFCFAPAFHPAARHAGPTRRELGVPTVFNCLGPLTNPARPTAQAVGVADRRTAPLLAEVLARRGGSALVFRGDDGMDELTVSATSSVWSVAGGTVRAETFDPRDIGMARSPREALRGGDAAYNAQVARDLFAGARGPVRDAVLLSAAAGLAALEPTGEPVTARLAAGVRRAAHALDSGAARGVLQRWTELTAKLAAER; encoded by the coding sequence GTGACGCAGCCGCAGACGGACCCCACCTGGCCCGGCGTTCTCGGCGCGCTGCTGGCGCGCCGGGACCTGCCGGCCGACAGCACGGCCTGGGCCCTGGACCAGGTCATGAGCGGCCGGGCCTCGTCCGCCCAGCTGGCCGCTTTCCTGGTCGCGTTGCGTGCCAAGGGCGAGACCGCGGGCGAGATCACCGGCCTGGTGCGCGCCATGTACGCGCACGCGGTGCCGCTCGACGTGCCCGGCCCCACGCTCGACATCGTCGGCACCGGCGGGGACGGCAGCGACAGCGTCAACGTCTCCACCATGTCGGCCGTCGTGGCGGCGGCGGCCGGTGCCCGGGTCGTCAAGCACGGCAACCGCTCGGCGTCCTCCGCCTGCGGCTCCGCCGATGTGCTGGAGGAGCTGGGCGTGGTCCTCGAACTGGCCCCGGAACACGTCGCGCAGACCGCCGTGGAGGCGGGCATCACCTTCTGCTTCGCACCGGCGTTCCACCCCGCCGCCCGCCACGCGGGGCCCACGCGGCGGGAGCTGGGCGTGCCGACGGTGTTCAACTGCCTCGGCCCGCTGACCAACCCGGCCCGCCCGACCGCCCAGGCGGTCGGGGTGGCCGACCGCCGGACGGCCCCGCTGCTCGCCGAGGTGCTGGCGCGGCGGGGCGGCTCGGCGCTGGTGTTCCGGGGCGACGACGGCATGGACGAACTGACCGTCTCCGCCACCTCGTCGGTCTGGTCGGTCGCCGGCGGCACGGTACGTGCCGAGACCTTCGACCCGAGGGACATCGGCATGGCCCGCTCGCCGCGGGAGGCGCTGCGCGGTGGCGACGCCGCGTACAACGCGCAGGTGGCCAGGGACCTGTTCGCCGGGGCCCGGGGGCCGGTGCGCGACGCCGTACTGCTCTCGGCGGCGGCCGGCCTCGCCGCCCTGGAACCCACCGGCGAGCCGGTCACCGCGCGGCTCGCCGCCGGGGTGCGGCGAGCCGCGCACGCCCTGGACTCGGGGGCGGCCCGGGGCGTGCTCCAGCGCTGGACGGAACTCACCGCGAAGCTCGCTGCGGAACGCTGA
- a CDS encoding PLP-dependent aminotransferase family protein produces the protein MTWNTLIDVSRDSGHPLTAQIQESLRQEITGGALHPGTRLPSSRQLAEDLGVSRSVVVEAYGQLIAEGYLEALQGSGTRVAAGLPAAEPEGPTLLDGAGRAPSVRWDLRAGSVSGGFPQREWLAAYQRVVQRTDRHDVGYPPVSGVPALRGELARYLGRVRGVHTTAEAVTVVSGFAQALGLVCAALPQLGIGELGVEEPCHPQQRQFVAEAGIVPRPVPVDAHGIDVDALSRTGVRAVLVTPAHQFPTGVTLSPRRREALVRWAQDVDGWIVEDDYDGDLWLAHGARPAALQRQAPDRVLYAGTASKSLAPGLRLGWLALPAPLRGLLARVRSQRDLGCEVFTQLAYAELLSTGVFDRHLRRQRARLRAHRETLERGLRHFLPDARIIGSAAGLHAYALLPHRTDEAALTALASQRSVLVRGGRYCHDRPWRARPALVLGYAAVPRSGLAEALGEIGAAYAELTGGARRPARCA, from the coding sequence GTGACCTGGAATACGCTGATCGATGTGTCCCGGGATTCCGGACACCCGCTGACCGCCCAGATCCAGGAAAGCCTCCGACAGGAGATCACCGGCGGCGCGCTGCACCCCGGCACCCGGCTGCCCTCCAGCCGGCAGCTCGCCGAGGACCTGGGCGTGTCGCGGAGCGTGGTGGTGGAGGCGTACGGGCAGCTGATCGCGGAGGGCTACCTGGAGGCGTTGCAGGGCTCGGGCACGCGGGTCGCGGCGGGCCTGCCGGCCGCGGAGCCCGAGGGCCCCACCCTGCTGGACGGCGCGGGCCGCGCCCCGTCGGTCCGCTGGGACCTGCGCGCCGGGTCGGTCTCGGGCGGCTTCCCGCAGCGGGAGTGGCTGGCCGCCTACCAGCGGGTCGTCCAGCGCACGGACCGGCACGACGTGGGCTACCCGCCGGTCTCCGGGGTCCCGGCGCTCCGCGGTGAACTGGCCCGCTACCTGGGCCGGGTGCGCGGGGTGCACACCACGGCCGAGGCGGTCACGGTGGTCTCCGGCTTCGCGCAGGCGCTCGGTCTGGTGTGCGCGGCGCTCCCGCAGCTGGGCATCGGCGAGCTGGGCGTGGAGGAGCCGTGCCATCCGCAGCAGCGGCAGTTCGTGGCGGAGGCCGGGATCGTGCCCCGGCCGGTGCCGGTGGACGCGCACGGCATCGACGTGGACGCGCTGTCCCGTACCGGCGTACGGGCCGTCCTGGTCACCCCCGCCCACCAGTTCCCCACCGGTGTGACGCTGAGCCCGCGGCGCCGGGAGGCGCTGGTGCGCTGGGCGCAGGACGTGGACGGGTGGATCGTCGAGGACGACTACGACGGAGACCTGTGGCTGGCGCACGGCGCCCGCCCGGCGGCGCTCCAGCGGCAGGCGCCCGACCGGGTGCTGTACGCGGGCACCGCCAGCAAGTCGCTGGCGCCCGGCCTGCGGCTGGGCTGGCTCGCGCTGCCCGCGCCGCTGCGCGGCCTGCTGGCCCGGGTCCGCTCGCAACGGGACCTGGGCTGTGAGGTCTTCACCCAGCTCGCCTACGCGGAACTGCTGAGCACCGGGGTGTTCGACCGCCACCTGCGCCGCCAGCGGGCCCGGCTCCGGGCCCACCGGGAGACCCTGGAGCGGGGCCTGCGCCACTTCCTCCCGGACGCCCGGATCATCGGTTCCGCCGCCGGGCTGCACGCCTACGCGCTGCTCCCCCACCGCACCGACGAGGCGGCGCTGACCGCCCTGGCGTCGCAGCGGTCGGTGCTGGTGCGCGGCGGCCGCTACTGCCACGACCGGCCGTGGCGGGCCCGGCCCGCGCTGGTGCTGGGGTACGCGGCGGTGCCGCGCTCGGGGCTGGCCGAGGCGCTGGGCGAGATCGGGGCCGCGTACGCGGAGCTGACCGGCGGGGCCCGCCGCCCCGCCCGCTGCGCGTGA
- a CDS encoding anthranilate synthase component II, translating into MNILLVDAYDSFVHIIDQYLRTLGARTEVVRAGTRTADQLAAGAPDAVVLGPGPGHPLDSGHVELVRRFAGHTPLLGVCLGHQAIALAYGGRIEVADHLMHGRTSTVEHDGEGIFRGLPDRTVATRYHSLVVSRPLPDELRETATATDDGYVMGLRHRTLPVEGVQFHPESIMTGSGLRFFENFLATSVG; encoded by the coding sequence GTGAACATCCTGCTGGTGGACGCCTACGACAGCTTCGTCCACATCATCGACCAGTACCTGCGCACCCTGGGCGCCCGCACCGAGGTCGTACGGGCCGGCACCCGCACCGCGGACCAGCTGGCCGCCGGCGCGCCGGACGCCGTGGTGCTCGGGCCGGGCCCCGGACACCCCCTCGACTCGGGCCACGTCGAACTGGTGCGGCGCTTCGCCGGGCACACGCCGCTGCTCGGCGTGTGCCTCGGCCACCAGGCCATCGCCCTGGCCTACGGCGGCCGCATCGAGGTCGCCGACCACCTGATGCACGGCCGGACCAGCACCGTCGAACACGACGGCGAAGGGATCTTCCGCGGCCTGCCGGACCGCACGGTGGCCACCCGCTACCACTCGCTGGTCGTCTCCCGGCCGCTGCCGGACGAGCTGCGGGAGACCGCGACCGCCACCGACGACGGGTACGTCATGGGGCTGCGGCACCGGACGCTGCCCGTCGAGGGCGTGCAGTTCCACCCGGAGAGCATCATGACCGGCAGCGGTCTGCGGTTCTTCGAGAACTTCCTGGCCACCTCCGTGGGGTGA
- a CDS encoding anthranilate synthase component I family protein: protein MPGMTPVAPAEKAPEHAPEARPPRADPRFSVRVVTVPLPGHDPLALYRALTVAAGHGETFLTESLAGPRADRRPAVVGHGRLAEIRLFAGHVEIDGAGPLRRALGAAAEQAGLAPDATGHGPYDRYRLARSEQAWQLLRAAQEMFRVERDTPGGYAFGFLATLGYEAAWHMEPLPARTASRGGPDVTATLFRETVWYDHETGTARLLTAECADFPPAGAVDVAALARRAAATPSDAACPEAPAPLSVRDSVTRADFLRWAGQCLEHIRVGDIYQIQIGHRIDVRSTLRPDEVYRRLRARNPSPYMYLCPRGTDTLIGASPELHFRIEPETGGPDGPGGRIVMRPIAGTTRRTPDPEENERRIEEMVTSTKERAEHVMLVDLCRNDIGRVARAGSLDESGLMTVETFSHVFHMVSTISGRLAPGAGVWDAMAATFPAGTMTGAPKLRAMEIIDGIEEEPRGIYAGAVGLLDVAGWAEFALCIRTVVYDGEVYSTQSSAGIVAESTPEAEWNETLAKMAAAHWALTGSELL from the coding sequence ATGCCCGGCATGACACCGGTGGCGCCCGCCGAAAAGGCGCCGGAACACGCACCGGAAGCCCGTCCGCCGCGGGCGGACCCCCGATTTTCCGTACGCGTCGTGACGGTGCCGCTGCCCGGTCACGACCCGCTCGCGCTGTACCGCGCGCTGACCGTGGCCGCGGGCCACGGCGAGACGTTCCTGACCGAGAGCCTCGCCGGACCGCGGGCCGACCGCCGGCCCGCCGTGGTCGGCCACGGCCGGCTCGCGGAGATCCGGCTGTTCGCCGGGCACGTCGAGATCGACGGCGCCGGGCCGCTGCGCCGCGCGCTGGGCGCCGCCGCCGAGCAGGCCGGGCTAGCCCCCGACGCGACCGGCCACGGCCCGTACGACCGCTACCGCCTCGCCCGCTCCGAGCAGGCCTGGCAACTGCTGCGGGCGGCCCAGGAGATGTTCCGCGTCGAGCGCGACACCCCGGGCGGCTACGCCTTCGGCTTCCTGGCCACCCTCGGGTACGAGGCCGCGTGGCACATGGAACCGCTGCCCGCGCGCACCGCCTCGCGAGGCGGCCCGGACGTCACGGCCACGCTCTTCCGGGAGACCGTCTGGTACGACCACGAGACGGGCACCGCCCGGCTGCTGACCGCCGAGTGCGCGGACTTCCCGCCCGCCGGGGCCGTCGACGTGGCGGCGCTGGCCCGCCGCGCCGCCGCCACCCCCTCGGACGCCGCCTGCCCCGAGGCGCCCGCGCCGCTGTCCGTACGCGACAGCGTGACGCGCGCGGACTTCCTGCGGTGGGCCGGACAGTGCCTGGAACACATCCGGGTCGGCGACATCTACCAGATCCAGATCGGCCACCGGATCGACGTCCGCAGCACGCTGCGCCCCGACGAGGTCTACCGGCGGCTGCGCGCCCGCAACCCCTCGCCGTACATGTACCTGTGCCCGCGCGGCACCGACACGCTCATCGGCGCCAGCCCCGAACTGCACTTCCGCATCGAGCCGGAGACCGGAGGACCGGACGGGCCCGGCGGGCGGATCGTGATGCGCCCCATCGCCGGCACCACCCGCCGCACCCCCGACCCCGAGGAGAACGAGCGCCGGATCGAGGAGATGGTCACCAGCACCAAGGAGCGGGCCGAGCACGTGATGCTGGTGGACCTGTGCCGCAACGACATCGGCCGGGTGGCCCGCGCCGGGTCGCTCGACGAGAGCGGCCTGATGACGGTGGAGACCTTCTCGCACGTCTTCCACATGGTCTCGACGATCAGCGGACGGCTGGCGCCCGGCGCCGGGGTCTGGGACGCGATGGCCGCCACCTTCCCCGCCGGCACCATGACCGGCGCGCCCAAACTGCGCGCCATGGAGATCATCGACGGGATCGAGGAGGAGCCCCGCGGGATCTACGCCGGGGCGGTCGGCCTGCTGGACGTGGCGGGCTGGGCCGAGTTCGCGCTGTGCATCCGCACGGTCGTGTACGACGGCGAGGTCTACTCCACGCAGAGCTCGGCCGGGATCGTCGCCGAGTCGACGCCGGAGGCCGAGTGGAACGAGACGCTGGCCAAGATGGCCGCCGCCCACTGGGCGCTGACCGGGAGCGAACTGCTGTGA